The genomic segment CCCACGAAGGAGGGAGGCTCAAAGCCTTGCTTCACCAGGGTGATGGGGGTCCGCCTATCGCGATTAGCTGGGTCTGTCTCGATGTACCGCTTAGCTGCAGACACACGGGCAGGAGAAGAATCTTTAGTGTCTCCCTCACCAAGGAGAGGTGGCTCCGTTGCCTCACATGGTTTGTGGTCCTACTGTCCCTAATGCCCAGCCCCGGCACTGGATACCACCATCCCTTAAAGGCAATGACACCCACGTGACTCCTCCAGCTCCCTGCCCAGAAACACAGGAGGAGACAGGGGTCGCAGATTAAGCCCCAGCTTCACGAAGCTTACATCATTTTTCGCTAGCTCTCCCCTATTGGAAGATATTAAAAAACCAGCTTTGGGGTTTCCAGCTCCCAAATCAGATCTACTCAGCTACCAGGGATCTGCTTTCCCACATCTAAATCCTGACGAGTTTGGTCCTTGGGCATTCTGGGAACTTGAAGCAGCTTCTACCTGAGCCTTGCTTTTGGCATGACCGGAGGCTTCTGCAGGAACTGAGCTGGTCTTTCACCACCCCAGGGAGGGCTCACCAGGGGCCGGTCATGGGTGAGGAAGCCCCAACCCCGCTGTCACGAACCCCTAGACTCCAGACAGGAagctgcccaccccccccacacacaccgcGTGAAACAACCACAGGCACCCTTGGGTCCTCACCAGAGGTCAAGGCTTCcgtcttttcttcttcttgagaATCCTTTCCAACCCAGACAAAGACCTGGAGGAGAGGCGTGAGATGAAAGACGTGAGCTGAAACGGCAGGAGGGATGCTGACCCCAccggaggaagagggggagggtcCAGGTGCGGACCGGGCACCCCCTCCGCTGACAGAGCCCACAGACTGTGACCAGAAGGATTTGGAACAGAGACTGCGAACTGGTGACCTACAACCTGCTTCACTGGCCCACCCACCCCTAGGGGGTGGTCTGCAATGTCTTTTTAGACAAACTGAGTTACTAGGTGATTACATTCAATCCAGACTTCCAGCTGCCCTTGAAAACGGGGAGGGTCTGGCAACCTTTACCCGCACGTGGATGAAGGTGAGGAGCGGCTGCCCCTCTCAATGGGAAGGACCAGTTTGCCTCAGACTCCACCATGCCTTCatgcctccccatcccagcctgcTTTGCTCACTAATGCTGCCAACCAGGTGCCGTCGGCCACTGAGATTAAGACCCCTCTCTAGAAGTTCAGGAATGATCCCTTTCCGGGCATTTACTTGTTCAACAAATGAGCAGCCTAATACGTGCTCACTGCTTTACTCATCCAACAAATATGCATTGAGAGTCTGCTATGTGccagtctctgtgtgtctgagCCAACGCGGGTCTAAGGcttgaaataaaaacaactcgccaccactaccaccaccttGAGTCTTATGACAAGCCTGTTACACCAAAAAATCTATTCAGCTGATTTCCATGTATCATCTATTTGGAtgtgtttctaaaatattttaaaaagcatctgtCATTGATAAGATAGTATTAGAGAATAAAATGCCAGACTTTCTCGCCCTTATTTATAAATGTGTACATTTGCAAAATTACTTATTTGCTACATCACCCCCTCAACACCAGGTATTGTGACTACCGCTCATCACAGGACTGCCAGCAACCCAGCATTTTGCCTGGCAGACAGTGGTGCTTCATAAATGTTGGCTAACTGAATGAATAAACGGATGAACAAAGATTAAGTAGCCAATGGAACAAAGTTGACAGCAGCTGAATGGCAAGACTGTCAACATTTTGGTACTAATTTTCCCACCGGGCAGCCCAAGCAGCAGCCCCATAGGTCGAGGGGAGTCTTTCGCCTGCACGGCTGCTCTCTCTCACCCTGACAACTCAGAGAGAAGCCAGCTTGATAGGAAGGGTTATTGCCTGCCACCCTCCCATGAGAATGCAAGCCCCGTGGGGACAGGGAAATGTCTACTTCTGTGTGACATCGGACAGTTTATGCCTGCATGTGACATGCTGCAAAGTTCAACTTTCTTtaccaacacattttttttaagatttttttttttgatgggagccatttttaaagtctttattgaatttgttatagtattgcttctgttttatgttttggttttggggCCACaaggcatctgggatcttagctcccccgaccagggactgaacctgcatcccctgcactggaaggcaaagtcttaaccattggaccaccagggaagtccctaccaacAGATTTAAAGTAAGAGTGCACACTCCCCTAAAGCCTGGGAAAGAATGCTGGTCCTCGGATTTGCATTTATATGGTGCTTTGCAGTTGGCAAAGCACCTCTCATCTGGCTGGATTATGCAAGGTAGGAACTACCAtgcccattctgcagatgaggaaatggaggctcagaaagggaAAATGACTTGCGCAGCACCATCCTTCACCCACCTGGTCCCAGGTGTCCAGAAGCATGACATCATCGGTGGCCAGGTCTTCCTGCATGAGCTCGCCAGGGACCTCTTCGatctgggaaggaagggaagaggttaAGGACAGCACACCAGCAAGCcgcctcccccccgccctcccaccATGCATAGGCCTGCTCTATCTGCCCCTTGAGGGAGCTGCCGAGCTGGCTCCAGCCTCCAGGGGTCTGTGCCGGGCGACAGAAGggtctctccctgcccctgctATGGATGCAACGGCCCCCTCCCTGGAACACACCTCCCAAGGGGCAAGCAGAGGGAACGCCCTCCGCCCTCTGCTGGGACTCACCACAAAACGTCCGATCTTGTTGGAGCAGGCGAAGAGGCGAGGAGGGTGGGCATCCATCTTCTTGTCCTTCAGCCGTGGGGACGTGCGGTAGGCGGCCTTCCCACCCAGGGCCTCCCAGAAGCTGTCTGTGAGGGGAGGTCACGCCAGTTGCCAACTGacaccaccctccctgctccagcACTTCGCCTCAGACCCCGGGAAAAACCCTGCCATAGCACAACCAACTGCTCTCAATCCCCACCCTGCACCTTACAATCCCAGGGCACCAACGAAGGAAGGGGCCTGAGGGATTTGACGGTGatgaaacggaggcccagagaggggagactTGGCAGTAGACACACAGCCAGGACTACTTCTGGTTTGAGATTGACGACAGCACTGTGGGTTGGGGATAATTATCCCCACTCAACAAAtgaggcagctgaggctcagagaggttaagcaactcgcccaacatcacacagctagtatgcGGTAAAGCCACCTTATTTGACTCCATGTATTTTTTCCCACTACACCTGCTCTGTCCACAtgtactatttaaatttaaatgcattttcccACCAGTcacatttaaatattcattagCCTAAACACAAGACTAGTGGCCACCAAACTGGACCTGGCAGATATAGAACATGTCCATCCTCTCAGAAGGTTCCAGTGGACCTGCTGCTCTAGACAGAACTACTCTTCCCCGTTTCTGCTAAGCATCAACAGGAGGGAGTGGGCTTAAAAGTGAGAATGGAAAGACCTAGGGTTGGCATAACTCAGGTGTTCCTGACCCAAGCTCTGGAAACAAAGCAGGCTTGTGGCACTTCTGCCCACAGAGATTCTCGAGATTAGGACAGACCTCGGCCCCTGAGAGGCTGTTACTGCTGCCTGCAGTCTTTCAAGGCTTCCTAGCAAGTCACCCCTCCTCCAACAGCCTTCCACCCCGCCCCAGCCCACCCTGAGCTCTCCTTTCTCTAACTCCTAGACACCTCCCTCTCCCTGACAAGTCCTCATTTTCATCCAActcgcttttttttttggccacgctgtggcACGTGGtgtcttaattccccaaccaggaatcgaacccggccccctacagtggaagcacgggAGTcctaacactggaccaccagggaatgccccAACTCACTTTTAGTAACACACATTAGGGCACAGGCGCCGAGGAGGGGAAGGATCTAGAAACCCCCaagcagagaggaggaagggaaacctAAAGGCTGCATCCCCAGAGAGCAGCAGACCCCTCTGTCCCTCGTCCCACCTGGCTCGCTGCCTTCTGCCACCTGCACAGGTTGGGCCCGAAGCACCTGGAGCAGCTCCCGGGCCCCGGTCTTCTCCGCCTCACTGGCTCCTGTACCCACCCACAGGTAGGCAGCCGAGGGGGTTTTCAGGACAAAGGCATCGTTGGAGTTCAGCGCACCAGCCTTGGGGATCACCTGGGAGGGCAATGCTTGATTAATTAACCAGATAAGAAGCCCTCAGCCCCTTCCTCGTAGCCCAGGAGACGCTGCAGCAGGACCAGCTCTCAGGTGGGGACTTGGAGGCGCACACACCCCATCAGCACTTTGGACACGGACTTTGGACACTGAGGGGCTTAGTTGACTCCCATGAGGCATGAATGCACCATAGCTAGCCAAGGACATTGTAGAAATCTGGGCTGCGTTAACAGAAGCTGAGTGCCCAGAACAAAGAAGGTGACAGTCCCATTCTCTTTTAGGCTGCTCAGCAGGATTATGTGCAGCCAACTATAATCACCATGAAAGGGATTGTAGCCAACTATAATCAAGAACAACATCCAGGTTGTGAAGAATGGACTACCTGTGAGGTAGTGAGCTGCCTGTTATGGAAGGTATGCAAGGGGCACTGGACGTTCTTGAAACAAGGGAAAATCTGAGGCATCAATCCTTCTGCCAGGGCAGAACAGTACAAAAAGCTGCTTCTTAACCCCTAGCCAACCCCACCTGATCCTGTGCCCGGAGATCTGCCCATCAAGCCTGGGAGGTTTCAGAGAGGCCAATCCTGCCTGCGGTCTAGGGCCTGGGCATTACCTCAACGGCTCGGGTGGCTCCAGAGCTGCTGGCCCGGACCTGGAAGAGGCGGGTACTGGCGGGGGCCGTCTGTCCACCCTCGCGGGAGGTGCCACCCCTGTAGATGATCATGGGTTTCCCGCCGAACAGGCTCATGAGGTGAGCGGGCTCCTTGCCTTGGACCACACGGCTctgggagggagacaggagagcaagtcaggaaagggggtgggagCATCAGCCCTGGGCGGCACCAGGCTCACCGCCACCCCCTACAGCTGGCACGGCCCAGGCTCGCCCCTCAAACAAGGCCGTCACGCTTGGgtctgtgtgtggggtggggcgTGACCCTCCAGCACACGGGGGCTGGCAGGGGAACAGGAATTCCAGGAAGGCCGGAGACAGCACTATTGCCCAAGGTTCCCCGGGTACTGCCTCGGCCGCTCCCCTCCCACGAGGGCCTGCCTTGCTGAGCCTGAGTCTAGTCCAAGAACCAAGAGAGCCCACGTTTGCAAATATTCCCTTAAATGGAAGCACAGGGATTGTTCGTGGACATTCTTCCAGGATGGTGACGTCAGCCTTGGGCACGAAAGCTGGCAGAGTGGTGGGAATAGAGCCTTCCAGAGACCCCTTCTGCACAGCCAGTGCACCCCACAAGCAGACTGCAGTCAAGGGcttggtggtgggagggagggggcgaggAGGGCTAAGATATACCACATCTGCTCCTGCCCTGTGTGGCCGTTTCATCTCGGATCCCAGGTGGGCCCCTGGCTAGCTAAATCTAGGAGACAATCACACATGTGGGTTGAAGGTATTGTGGTCACTTCCCAGCATAAGCCACCACTCCTGGGTCAGAGCTCAGATCCCAGTTCCACCCTGATGGTGAGAATTCAGGCACAGGCCCCAACCTCTCAGgttcttcctctgtgaaatgcGGCCAAGAAAGCTACCCCTAAGGCTGCGGTTGGGGTGAGTTAAGGCAGTAATCATCCCACTTGGCACCTGGGACTCGAGACCCAGAGGATCCCACTGTCATGGTCAAAATTCAGGGCACCAACCCCAGATCTGAATCCAGAGCCCTGACCACTCCAAGGGTAGGATAAAGGAGAACTGTCTCCTTCCCCCATGTCCTCCCCACTTGCCGCCCTCCAGGGctccacactgcagccagagcAAACTTTTAAACCTATGAATCCCTTCACATTACATTTATCATTTTAGCAACGTCCCCTTGTTCTTAAGGTCAAGGTCAACATCCTCACTGTGGCTTCTGGGTGGTCTGGTCCCTCTGATCATCACCCCAGATTCCTATCATGGCACTCTCCCCCTCACTTTAATACCCAATGCCCCCTCCCACCTTAGGACCGTAGTATGTACTCTTCTATCCGGAGTGTGCCCCGCCAACTCCTACTCATCTGTTAGGTCCCAGCTGAAAAATCCctccctgggtgggggccttgtCTTATCCAATTAGCTCCTACTTGGGATCTATATGTCCTTATACTTAATACACCTGGATAAGGGGTCTATTATGGACCAAGCATGGCTCTAAATGCTTTACAGATGTTAACTcttcatcctcacagcaatcctgtGAGACAGGTATTGTTATTAACCCCAGTTTGAGAACGTAGAGGCATAGAGAGGCTAAGTGACCTGCCCAGATGTGAAgactggattcaaacccaagcaggCTAGCTCCATGTCCATCCTGTGAACTATACCACCACACTGCCTCTCCTGCTCCTCTCGGTGTCTTATCATTTTCACTCACTACACGTCGCCATGTGTGACTGTACATCCTTTGCCTGTGCGTCTGTTGAACATCTTTCTCCCCTCTAGACTGTAAACCACATCACAGCAgttcagggcagggcaggggtggaatCTGTGTGTTCGTGGCTGCAGACACAGTGTCAGAGCCCtgcataaatgtttgttgaaaggatggatggatggatggatggatggatggatggatggatgggatgaTGGACAGTCAGATAGATGAGTGAACATATCGACAGGGCCCAGGGTGTGGCCCCGAGGGGCAGTGGGCTGGGCTCACCTGCACAGGGGTACCTCCTAGTTCCTCATCCAGCTGGGCAGTCAGGATGGCAGACGCAGCAACCTCATCCTGGGTAGACTGGGCGCCCTGCCTGGAAGGGAAGTGATACTCAGTACCAAGATTTGCACAGAGCCCCAAGTCTCTCCTTCACCCTGGGCCTGAGAAACCCACAAATCTCCAGATTACAGGTaatgaaactgagacacagagatggAAAGGGATTCTCTCAAAAGCAACCAGTGCCAGGAACCAAACCTAGATGCCACATCCCCCAGCTCAGCACCTCACCTTCTTATAGAGATCTGACCACAACCAACAGACTTCCTCATCCTAAATCTGCCCCATGGGGAGATTTATGGTGGGTGGCTTTCTGCCCCACCTCTTCCTATACTGTCTTAATTTCCCACCAACAGATGTTATCTGTATAAGCAAACAATCTGACAAATCAATGTGCTGATgcagctaattaaaaaaaaaaaagccttcttgtGAATTTTGTACCATGTGTGTATTCCCTAGtccaaaaaaatttctttcaagcTGCTTTTTAAAGTCGGAGGTTGCCAAATTGAGAGGCATTCTACAGAATAAGACTAgttctcttccaaaatatcaagGTTGTGAAAGAAGAGTAAAGACTGGGAAGTATCACAGATTAAAAACATGATGATTAAATGCCACTAAGGAGACGCGATGACTAAATGCCATGTGAGACAGACCAGAAAAATGATATTAGTGGGAGAACAAACTCAAGTAAGGTCTATAGATTAGTAAATAGTATTGTAACAATGTTAATTTCCCGGTTTTGAAACTTGAACTATGGTTAAGTAAGACGTGACCATAAAGGGAGCTGTGTAATGGGTATATGGGAACtgtctgtactatttttgcaacttttcagcaagtcatttcaaaataaaaagtttaaaaaaagaagaaacccaaCAGTCAATCTTCAAAAAGTCTGAGATTGCacataagagaaatgaaatgaaaaatgaaaaatactgagaTACCATTTTATAAACTATAACGTTGACAAACAGCAAAAGTTTGATAACATAGTCCACCAGTGAGGCCATGGGGAAACAGACACTCTCATTAGTTGCTGGTGAGAACGTAAATGCTACCAACTCCATCTAGGGAAATTGGATGCTATCTATCAAAATGACAAGTGCATTTACTgtttgacccagcaatctcacttctgggaaCTTACTCTAAAGATATTTCTCTACACATGCAAAATGATATTTGTTTAAGGTTACTAATCACAGCAATGCTTGTAATAGCAAAAGTCTGGAATCAATCCAAGTACGCATCAGCAGGGAATTTGTTAAATAAACTAAAGGATttccatgcagtggaatattatgcagctgtaaaaaaaaaaagtgaggaagcCCTTTATGTACTGACATCAACTAGGCTCTAGGAAGtattaagtgaaaaaggcaaagtgCAGGACAGTTACAGAGTATGTTATCTTTTCtgtaaggaaggaaaagaactagGAATATAGGATTAGATTTTGCAACTTATATTTGCATCAAAAATTACTGAAAGAATACACAAGAAACTAATGAAAGTGGGTAtccatggaggggtgggggctgtaGAGCAAGATGGAGAAGGACAGAATGGGGACAAGCTTTCTCAACAGATGcattttaatttggttttgaTCCTTGACTCATGCATGTActatctatttttaaagaattaaaaataatttttaattaggaAACGTGGGAGGATAAACAGTACTTAGAGTGGGATTGTaggagagatttttttgtttctttctcccgTCCCCATGTCTCCTACAATGGACATGTAATGATTTTATGagcatagttttaaaatttgtttcaagaaaaaaagacaagcaatGTTGCCTTGTGGACGAGAGCCTTTCCCAGTGGAGAGTGGCTGTCCTGGCTCCGATCCACACACCCGCAGGCTTCCCTCAGCCCTGTTCACTGTCCCCCTTGCTGCCACGCTCAGGGCCCAGCCTGTGCCCCCACGCTCCACCCACAGCCCAGGGCCCCAGACCCTCACCAGTTGTAGATGATCTGTCCCTGACGGCCGCCATGACGGTAGTTGTAGAGAATGATGTAGCTGTCACCACCATAGAACTGTCCATACGTGGCGGGGTCCACGGGCACTTTGTTGGAGCCTTCAATTCTCCAGATCTACCAGAGCAAAGCTGGGCTCAGGCACAGTgctgcacccccagcccccaactcAGACCACCGGAGAAACCACAGCGTGGTGGGTAGCGGTTACACAACACGGTTGCACTCGGACACAGactaaagttaaataatttgcccaaatcACAGAGCCactaggattcaaatccagctTTCCTGCTCCAGAGCTTATACTGCACCCCTGTCCCACCCTGTACTTCCTCCTTGTAGAGACCAGATCAGGGCCTGGTAGCTGCATGGTGGTCTCTGCAAAATCCCTTCGGTGTGTGTTACACAGTGTAACAAAGGCTAAGGGTACAAATCAACAAACGACCTGAATCCAAGTCAGGCACCCCCCACCCAGAGGTTGTGCGGCCTTGGACAACTTGCCTAATGTCtatcagcctcagtttcctcatctgaaaaatgggaattataAGGGATGTTATAAGGATCAAATGAGTGTATTCACGAAAGtccagcagagtgcctggcacagggtaatGGCTCTGCACGTGGCGGCTACtcttaatttttagaatttattattattttatgactAACGTTGCCATCACCTGTATCATTATTAAGTTGTCTGGATCTTAGGGATCACCTGCAGAGACAAGGCCATCACTAAGTGACCTCACAATGACTCCTGCTGGCAGATCTCTTTGCAGAGCTCGGGTGACACTGTTTTCCAAGTGGTCATGAAGCACTTCAGCGCCACCTGGTGGTGCTGCAAGTCCCGGGAAACAATCTCTGGACTTGGAAAATTTTTTAAGGTGATGGCGTGGGATTAAGCTTCATTTTACAGGCGAGGAaagttcaaagaggttaagtaactagcctgaggtcacacagctgagctGCCAGGGCTCTTTTCCACACTGCCCTATCCTGATCATTTTCATTGCATCCTCTCCTCTCGCTGaagtaatgaatgaatgatgaatgaaaaataataacagcaatgacaaaaacaataataaataaaaattaacactttTGCTATTTGTATTATGTAGGATGGAATCACTGTTTGCCTGAAGCAGATTCTATGTCATAAACATCTCTGAattccaccccgccccccactgccACCTCTCCATCTTCACTGTGACCTTTCTGGTCTCAAGGTCATCATCTCCTCCCTAAACTATTATAACAATTTCCTCAGGAGGTCTCTACCCTCATTCTCCTGCCTCTAATTCATTTTCACAGTGAATTTTGGAAGCACAGAACTGAACCTGTCAcatttctgcctttaaaaaaagaaaaagaaaaaaaaaaacctcactagCACCTAATGGTTACAGGATCAAGTCCACACCCTTGGACACAGAATTCAAGGCTCTTCCTTAGGGATGCCATCAGCATCAGGCTCCCAAGACAGCTCCCTGCCTAGAACACCCACTCTTCCTCTCCAGCAGCAAACTCCTACTCATACTCTGAGGCCCAACCAAAGGGTCCCCATCTCTGTGAAGACTGCCCCAACCACTCACCTTCACTGCCCTTCAAGTGTTCCCATAATCCCTGTACACCTCCCATCTTCCACTGACCATACAGATCTGAAGAACCAGTCGTGGCTGTGGTCACCTCCCCTCCCAGAACAGGCGCTCTTCATGGGCAGAGTGGGGTCTCAGACACTTGGCACGGGGCCTGGGAGCCAGTAGGTGCTTAGGGTATCTTGGTTGTAAAAATCAAGCAAGACAAAAGAATTCCATCCACCAAAACTGTGGTCAAAACCTCTTAGAGAAACATCCTCAGAGAAGTGGGAGGCAGTGGGTGGGCCAGAGATGCCAGCGAGGGAGCAAGGAAGGGGCCTGGACGTGCCGCCCCTAGCCTCCCAGGTACCTGTTTCTGGCCTGTGCCATTGTCATCCATGCCGTgctgggcggccatggcagcAGAGGTGTGCAGGGTGGCAGCGTCGAAGGGCACACGCTCCACATTGGCGATGTGGCTGGAGAGATAGGCCAGACCCGGGCCATCTGTCTGGTCTGGGTCCCGCCAGTTCTTGAAGAACTGTTTGAACAGTGGGGTCTCGCCACCCTCAGGAAGGACGGAGACctggcaggggagaggggagagcaggATGTGCTGGGCTGGGGTCCCCCTGAGGACAGGGGCTGCCCAGCAGGGGTCCTCAAGGGGGCCTCAGACACCCAGTCCACACTGAGGGTGGGACACCCAGGCCAGCCCTTCCCCACCCAAACTGGGCCCATTCTCACTGTCCTACCTGGCTCCAAGACTCACCTGGGTCTGCTTGGGGTAGTCCATCTTGGAGATGAAGTCGGTGGCTGTTTTGAGGGcagccttcctctcctctgtgttGGCCTGCCTGCCTGTCAGCAGAGGAGAGTAAAGGGCCTGGGGTAAGTGCTGTGCCCCAGCGTCCAATGGTCCCGGGAAAGCAGAAGGCCAAcctccctcctttttcttcctagACTGTGGACAGCCAAGGCCAGAGACCCTACAGCTGATCATGCCGTGAGCTCTCAGGGTCCAGCCGGGGGTCCTGGGTGATGACAGTAAGACACTGACCACTGTGGCCCATTTACTGAGCTCAGAACTCTACAAAAATGACTgcatttaatccacacaacacCCTTTTGTGATAAAGATTATCTTGTCCTCATTTACATATAGGAACCTAGGGTCTTCAAGGGTTAAGTGACTTGACCAAGGCCACTCAGCCAGTGGGAAAGCTGCGACTTAGACCCTCAGGGCCCCTCCTCTTTCCTGGGCTCAGGAGCCGAGGTCCTGCAAGGCTTCAGGAGCTCCCACTTGAGGTCCTGTGCgagcccttcccctctccccagtaCCTTTCCAGACAAAGATTTTCCCATCTTTGCCGTGGTCCAGGATGAAGCAGTCCTCCGACTTCAAGGCCCCCTGGGCGAACGGGTTCTCATCAGCCACGAGGGAGACCGACATGGTGCCGGCACCATTGGAGACCTGGGGGGACAGGGAGAGGCAGCCCGGCCCGTGAGA from the Hippopotamus amphibius kiboko isolate mHipAmp2 chromosome 2, mHipAmp2.hap2, whole genome shotgun sequence genome contains:
- the GSN gene encoding gelsolin isoform X2, whose translation is MVVEHPEFLKAGKEPGLQIWRVEKFDLVPVPPNLYGDFFTGDAYVILKTVQLRNGNLQYDLHYWLGNECSQDESGAAAIFTVQLDDYLNGRAVQHREVQGFESATFLGYFKSGLKYKKGGVASGFKHVVPNEVVVQRLFQVKGRRVVRATEVPVSWESFNNGDCFILDLGNDIYQWCGSNSNRFEKLKATQVSKGIRDNERSGRARVHVSEEGSELEGMLQVLGPKPALPAGTEDTAKEDAANRKLAKLYKVSNGAGTMSVSLVADENPFAQGALKSEDCFILDHGKDGKIFVWKGRQANTEERKAALKTATDFISKMDYPKQTQVSVLPEGGETPLFKQFFKNWRDPDQTDGPGLAYLSSHIANVERVPFDAATLHTSAAMAAQHGMDDNGTGQKQIWRIEGSNKVPVDPATYGQFYGGDSYIILYNYRHGGRQGQIIYNWQGAQSTQDEVAASAILTAQLDEELGGTPVQSRVVQGKEPAHLMSLFGGKPMIIYRGGTSREGGQTAPASTRLFQVRASSSGATRAVEVIPKAGALNSNDAFVLKTPSAAYLWVGTGASEAEKTGARELLQVLRAQPVQVAEGSEPDSFWEALGGKAAYRTSPRLKDKKMDAHPPRLFACSNKIGRFVIEEVPGELMQEDLATDDVMLLDTWDQVFVWVGKDSQEEEKTEALTSAKRYIETDPANRDRRTPITLVKQGFEPPSFVGWFLGWDDNYWSVDPLDRVLAELAA
- the GSN gene encoding gelsolin isoform X1 gives rise to the protein MAPHRSALLGALVLALCALSPPARAAAASRRAPQTPAPQGRVPQARPSSMVVEHPEFLKAGKEPGLQIWRVEKFDLVPVPPNLYGDFFTGDAYVILKTVQLRNGNLQYDLHYWLGNECSQDESGAAAIFTVQLDDYLNGRAVQHREVQGFESATFLGYFKSGLKYKKGGVASGFKHVVPNEVVVQRLFQVKGRRVVRATEVPVSWESFNNGDCFILDLGNDIYQWCGSNSNRFEKLKATQVSKGIRDNERSGRARVHVSEEGSELEGMLQVLGPKPALPAGTEDTAKEDAANRKLAKLYKVSNGAGTMSVSLVADENPFAQGALKSEDCFILDHGKDGKIFVWKGRQANTEERKAALKTATDFISKMDYPKQTQVSVLPEGGETPLFKQFFKNWRDPDQTDGPGLAYLSSHIANVERVPFDAATLHTSAAMAAQHGMDDNGTGQKQIWRIEGSNKVPVDPATYGQFYGGDSYIILYNYRHGGRQGQIIYNWQGAQSTQDEVAASAILTAQLDEELGGTPVQSRVVQGKEPAHLMSLFGGKPMIIYRGGTSREGGQTAPASTRLFQVRASSSGATRAVEVIPKAGALNSNDAFVLKTPSAAYLWVGTGASEAEKTGARELLQVLRAQPVQVAEGSEPDSFWEALGGKAAYRTSPRLKDKKMDAHPPRLFACSNKIGRFVIEEVPGELMQEDLATDDVMLLDTWDQVFVWVGKDSQEEEKTEALTSAKRYIETDPANRDRRTPITLVKQGFEPPSFVGWFLGWDDNYWSVDPLDRVLAELAA